A window of the Trichoderma asperellum chromosome 6, complete sequence genome harbors these coding sequences:
- a CDS encoding uncharacterized protein (EggNog:ENOG41) has translation MGANSTKPSKAAADLVLNQQKNLPIALKSEDCKGKTYIVTGANAGLGYEAAKHLVRLEAAKVIIGVRNAEAGKAAKSTIETELNRKDVIEVWDFDLDSYDSVKAFAKKVEGLERVDALVLNAGALIRAWDVKEGNESNVTVNFMSNFLLAVSVLPHLQAIAKKYDTKPHVVVVGSVGGLFVGEQAKRFSKTGLLDDLNDEEKWKRDMPERYGMSKFLEHMATRELAALVPVSESGVVMNVVDPGLCKTALTRNIPFFERLKSSIAKVVMGRTPEMGSRTLIHGIAATEESHGKYLTACEIREDHLPEWMTDESGKKLQKQIWTELAERLEKIQPGVVTAVIQN, from the exons ATGGGTGCTAATTCAACCAAGCCCAGcaaggctgcagcagatcTCGTCTTGAATCAGCAGAAGAATCTTCCCATAGCGCTCAAATCTGAAGACTGCAAGGGCAAGACTTACATCGTGACCGGTGCCAATGCAGGCCTTGGCTATGAAGCCGCCAAGCACCTCGTCCGCCTTGAGGCTGCCAAAGTGATTATCGGCGTGCGCAACGCGGAAGCCGGCAAGGCTGCAAAGTCGACAATCGAGACGGAGCTCAACCGCAAAGACGTAATTGAAGTGTGGGACTTTGACCTGGACTCGTACGACTCTGTCAAGGCTTTTGCCAAGAAAGTTGAAGGCCTGGAACGGGTTGATGCGCTTGTTTTGAACGCCGGCGCTTTGATCCGGGCGTGGGATGTGAAGGAGGGCAACGAGTCCAACGTCACCGTCAACTTCATGTCCAACTTTCTGCTGGCCGTGTCAGTGCTCCCGCACCTCCAGGCCATTGCGAAGAAGTACGACACCAAGCCGCACGTGGTGGTTGTCGGTTCCGTGGGCGGCCTTTTCGTCGGCGAGCAGGCAAAGCGGTTTTCCAAGACTGGCCTCTTGGATGACTTGAACGACGAGGAGAAGTGGAAGCGCGACATGCCTGAGCGCTACGGCATGTCAAAGTTCTTGGAGCACATGGCCACGCGAGAGCTGGCGGCTCTTGTTCCGGTTTCTGAGAGCGGCGTCGTGATGAATGTCGTTGATCCTGGCTTGTGCAAAACTGCTCTGACGAGAAACATACCCTTTTTTGAACGCCTGAAGTCGTCGATTGCCAAGGTAGTAATGGGACGGACGCCGGAGATGGGTAGTCGGACGCTGATTCACGGAATTGCGGCTACAGAGGAGAGTCATGGGAAGTATTTGACTGCCTGCGAGATTCGAGA GGACCATCTTCCAGAATGGATGACGGACGAGTCGGGCAAGAAGCTACAAAAACAGATTTGGActgagctggctgagagATTGGAGAAGATTCAACCTGGCGTGGTGACTGCTGTTATCCAAAACTAG
- the RPS17 gene encoding 40S ribosomal protein eS17 yields the protein MGRVRTKTVKKSAKVIIERYYPRLTLDFETNKRICDEIAIIASKRLRNKIAGYTTHLMKRIQRGPVRGISFKLQEEERERKDQFVPEVSALDFSEAGQLDVDNETKDLLKHLGFDSIPVNVIPVSQAQAPERGQRRFGDRPRRD from the exons ATGGGTCGCGTTCGTACCAAGACTGTCAAGAAGTCCGCCAAGGTCATCATTGAGCGGTACTACCCCCGTCTCACTCTCGACTTCGAGACCAACAAGCGCATCTGCGATGAGATCGCCATCATTGCTTCCAAGCGCCTCCGCAACAAG ATTGCCGGCTACACCACCCACCTGATGAAGCGTATTCAGCGTGGACCCGTCCGTGGTATCTCCTTCAAGCttcaggaggaggagcgtgAGCGCAAGGATCAGTTCGTTCCTGAGGTCTCTGCTCTTGACTTCTCCGAGGCTGGCCAGCTGGATGTCGACAACGAGACCAAGGACCTGCTCAAGCACCTTGGC TTCGACTCCATCCCCGTCAACGTCATCCCCGTCTCTCAGGCTCAGGCCCCCGAGCGTGGCCAGCGCCGCTTCGGTGACCGCCCTCGTCGCGACTaa
- a CDS encoding mitochondrial 37S ribosomal protein bS1m (EggNog:ENOG41~BUSCO:EOG092D2Q89): MGGRAVSPGGVLLRTSRMFSIPKPLPEPPSTNLHIGDHKSATMTRPYPQHQSITSPLASREKGDWGLKRPFPLKSTMATSTPFIRVKQLDTVENVTNFASAADHSLSLEKFQELRVAMSVPHNTDKKADSSSRTELWHKSVFEEDMDVTDFKAGLGDDRRWKFQGPWLARMTEGKFIEYLDKKVRPKRAQFRALLKEKLADDITTSQNRAAIEAGKETPAKVEAKDISEEQFTDYLRSLRNDRVTLYALVSKFLDLAPLGQPVGIIQTFWSNRDSLASESPYGKSGPPPSHPSAGISYLRTSSFMENHPVYGPQGKRTPALARVVYPKAGPVPPKLGVGGFVADAPPGDNEFNFRTVTRGRVSSNKTMLNGIMHLDTTTFGGAKAYVEATTANVDPSGKVVLQLRETSAEAQVVARESKGLTEIYHDGKTKSYTPATPKTTSQQSARVSDETRWNRVADEILDEPSRS, translated from the coding sequence ATGGGGGGTCGAGCCGTATCGCCCGGAGGGGTCCTTTTGAGGACATCACGGATGTTCTCCATTCCCAAGCCCCTCCCCGAACCACCCTCAACGAACCTCCATATTGGAGATCACAAGTCTGCGACAATGACGAGACCGTACCCGCAGCATCAATCCATCACATCGCCCTTGGCATCACGCGAAAAGGGTGACTGGGGGCTTAAACGACCATTCCCCCTCAAGTCTACCATGGCCACTTCAACACCCTTCATCCGAGTCAAGCAGCTCGACACTGTTGAGAACGTCACCAACTTTGCTTCCGCTGCCGACCACTCTCTGTCATTAGAGAAGTTCCAGGAACTGCGAGTGGCCATGTCCGTGCCGCACAATACTGACAAGAAGGCCGATTCATCTTCACGGACCGAACTGTGGCACAAGTCAGTCTTCGAGGAGGATATGGATGTTACAGATTTCAAGGCTGGGCTAGGAGACGATCGACGATGGAAGTTCCAGGGCCCGTGGCTCGCTAGAATGACGGAGGGAAAGTTCATCGAGTACCTGGACAAGAAGGTCCGCCCGAAGCGGGCACAGTTCCGAGCATTActcaaggagaagctggCCGACGACATTACTACGAGCCAAAACAGGGCCGCCATCGAAGCCGGAAAAGAAACCCCTGCCAAGGTTGAGGCCAAGGATATCTCTGAAGAGCAATTCACAGACTACTTGCGCTCATTGCGCAATGACCGAGTGACATTGTATGCGCTCGTCTCTAAATTCCTAGACTTGGCACCCCTGGGACAACCGGTTGGCATCATCCAAACTTTCTGGTCTAACCGCGATAGCCTTGCTTCCGAGAGCCCGTACGGCAAATCTGGTCCCCCTCCAAGCCACCCCTCCGCCGGTATCAGCTATCTGCGAACCAGCTCATTCATGGAAAACCACCCTGTTTATGGCCCCCAGGGCAAGCGTACACCTGCATTGGCTCGAGTGGTCTACCCCAAGGCTGGACCTGTGCCGCCCAAGCTCGGTGTTGGAGGCTTCGTCGCTGATGCTCCTCCTGGCGACAACGAATTCAACTTTAGAACAGTGACGCGCGGAAGGGTGTCGTCTAACAAGACTATGCTGAACGGCATCATGCATCTTGACACGACTACATTCGGTGGTGCCAAGGCCTATGTCGAAGCCACGACTGCTAATGTCGATCCTAGCGGCAAGGTCGTCCTGCAGCTGCGGGAGACGAGTGCTGAGGCCCAGGTTGTCGCCAGGGAGAGCAAGGGTCTTACGGAAATTTATCACGATGGTAAAACTAAGAGTTACACTCCCGCTACACCGAAAACTACCAGTCAACAATCTGCGCGTGTTTCTGACGAGACCCGATGGAACCGTGTCGCTGATGAGATTTTGGATGAGCCATCGCGGTCATGA
- a CDS encoding uncharacterized protein (EggNog:ENOG41~SECRETED:SignalP(1-16)), which yields MVLALLLPVLASGVAAQHLTLPLVDYGAVVDAVNPNDPGYQICTDVAQFVSACVVKAGGAAALSTANPVSLAECACCVGTTDVAPAYSSCANYLVSEAPQLTSQISAYGYFYSACGSSPQLCLGNSGGNSGGGGSVTEQSEPSATPKSSQPQSPPPAASTSIPSPASSPSKIPQQTSATGGGSTSPATTGSAASAVTTLAPACTSMVDIFEQCTKNTPGFTNLVFSEQAYCYCCRTELGGEVTWTDEIDTYASTCRDWAVSITTGDPLTAYDVAKTFATFCQHFSDACAVITNGPSSNTNNNPFPPPDSTGGSGGGGNGGQVTVTVTRPPPTTTSHNAAPTARAGLAAGALAIAGFAIMI from the exons ATGGTTCTCGCTCTGCTGCTACCGGTACTGGCGAGCGGCGTAGCTGCGCAACACTTGACTCTGCCATTGGTCGACTATGGAGCTGTTGTAGATGCGGTCAATCCCAACGATCCAGGCTACCAGATCTGTACAGATGTCGCCCAATTCGTCTCGGCTTGCGTTGTTAAAGCTGGAGGCGCTGCAGCGCTCTCCACGGCGAATCCCGTTTCTCTCGCTGAATGTGCTTGCTGCGTAGGGACAACTGATGTAGCTCCCGCGTACAGCAGTTGCGCCAATTATCTGGTGTCCGAGGCGCCTCAGCTGACTTCCCAAATCTCAG CCTATGGTTATTTCTACTCAGCCTGCGGAAGCTCGCCTCAGCTCTGTCTCGGCAACTCTGGCGGCAACTCTGGCGGAGGCGGATCAGTTACAGAGCAATCAGAACCATCAGCCACCCCAAAATCTTCGCAGCCTCAgtctcctccaccagctgCCTCGACGTCGATCCCTTCACCGGCCTCTTCGCCGAGCAAGATCCCACAACAAACATCTGCGACAGGAGGCGGTTCAACCTCTCCGGCGACAACGGGCTCTGCAGCTTCCGCCGTGACAACTCTCGCTCCAGCATGTACCTCAATGGTGGATATTTTTGAACAATGTACGAAAAATACGCCTGGCTTTACGAATTTGGTTTTCAGCGAGCAGGCTTACTGCTATTG CTGTCGGACAGAATTGGGTGGCGAGGTTACATGGACCGATGAAATCGATACGTATGCTTCGACTTGTCGAGACTGGGCCGTCTCTATAACCACTGGCGACCCTCTGACAGCTTATGATG TGGCCAAAACCTTTGCCACATTTTGCCAACATTTCAGCGACGCATGTGCTGTCATAACGAACGGGCCCTCGTCAAACACAAACAATAATCCTTTCCCTCCACCAGACTCAACGGGAGGTTCAGGCGGTGGAGGAAATGGAGGCCAAGTTACCGTTACTGTAACTCGGCCTCCTCCTACTACGACGTCGCATAATGCTGCTCCAACTGCTCGTGCGGGCCTCGCCGCTGGTGCACTTGCAATAGCTGGCTTTGCCATCATGATTTAA
- a CDS encoding uncharacterized protein (SECRETED:SignalP(1-32)~EggNog:ENOG41~TransMembrane:1 (n16-27c32/33o203-224i)), whose protein sequence is MPAAIVNMVNMQTLPTSLSLLVCSLLATGSSALHVRPRLDTYPTPVADLSNAAAAAAAITAAPSLDILGDLKFARAVLPSIPACATSCVASAVTKSTNCKLGDYQCECNYATVINQGAAPCVQSACGFDGALQAQAAGEQLCLSVLAGLVPSSTPTDKNNNLPSPSAGSNSGSGSNSGSGSGSLGSLGSGSDKPSKKTKLSGGAIAGIVVGVVAGITAAAGAVWRFCLTKMKGGSTAEAIAAAGVNGTNGAPPSGAAVETAQVPPDPAKPTGVTSTTPLSTPSELSNNNPQPVSSVSPPYQSPVTPTPPVYPNTTELPNGSWPHHQQQPPAGYAYPPPQQAGQPMYGYPVPGQQQQYAPVQPYPQMHQPYHEAPGAPPPEMAGNTHIVQELHGQTASGGVYEMGQ, encoded by the exons ATGCCAGCCGCAATCGTCAACATGGTGAATATGCAGACTCTACCGACCTCTCTTTCATTACTCGTCTGTTCTCTCCTTGCGACTGGTTCTTCAGCCCTGCATGTCAGGCCTCGTCTCGATACCTATCCCACGCCAGTCGCGGATCTTTCaaatgcagcagccgccgccgccgccatcacTGCTGCTCCGTCTCTCGATATTCTAGGCGATCTGAAATTTGCACGAGCGGTCCTGCCTAGTATACCCGCATGTGCCACCTCATGTGTTGCCTCCGCAGTTACAAAATCAACGAATTGCAAATTAGGAGACTATCAATGCGAGTGTAACTATGCGACTGTCATTAATCAAGGGGCGGCCCCCTGTGTTCAAAGCGCTTGTGGATTTGACGGCGCTCTTC AGGCGCAAGCAGCGGGCGAGCAGCTATGTCTAAGTGTGCTCGCCGGACTTGTTCCTTCCTCTACTCCTACCGACAAAAACAACAATCTTCCCAGCCCCTCTGCCG GCTCTAACTCAGGTTCTGGCTCTAACTCTGggtctggctctggctcatTGGGTTCCTTGGGTTCGGGTTCAGATAAACCTAGCAAGAAGACAAAGCTCTCTGGAGGTGCCATTGCCGGCATTGTCGTCGGTGTTGTAGCGGGCATCACCGCCGCAGCCGGAGCAGTTTGGAGATTCTGCCTGACCAAGATGAAAGGAGGAAGCACTGCTGAAGCAATAGCCGCAGCCGGGGTAAATGGAACAAATGGGGCACCGCCctctggagctgctgtcgAAACCGCCCAAGTGCCCCCCGATCCTGCCAAGCCTACCGGGGTAACATCGACGACACCACTATCGACGCCGAGCGAACTGTCTAATAACAACCCTCAACCCGTTTCGAGCGTATCACCGCCGTATCAAAGCCCTGTCACACCAACACCTCCAGTGTACCCCAACACGACTGAACTGCCCAACGGATCATGGCCacatcatcagcagcagcctccagccGGATATGCgtatcctcctcctcaacaaGCTGGACAGCCAATGTATGGCTATCCAGTGCCcggacagcagcaacaatacGCGCCTGTTCAGCCTTATCCACAGATGCATCAGCCATATCACGAGGCTCCAggagcgccgccgccagaaaTGGCTGGTAATACGCATATAGTACAGGAGTTACACGGCCAAACTGCTTCAGGGGGAGTCTACGAGATGGGTCAATGA
- a CDS encoding uncharacterized protein (EggNog:ENOG41~TransMembrane:15 (i23-43o226-245i283-304o310-330i342-359o365-387i408-432o819-840i957-979o999-1017i1038-1063o1075-1098i1105-1129o1141-1161i1182-1206o)): MVLYTQIRALTEKTLKIIITRHFVSTLYSALVLPIILSVYLGIGQKFTQPNDKFGIGSPSDIISLESALSKSAGGRDTVVFVNSGHTGGNIEHVIGSVSDIVEGAGKHATIIKDESDLGYNCQSTIRGTSNCFGAVVFYSSPDEGHGGFWNYTLRADGGLGNSFQTDKDDNDAQIYALPLQRAVDSAIAGLESGSAFPKTTQQYPYTELTEDERQAEVRRKYQSSFIKYLSVAFIMGLIGVCYHMPGFIATEREKGISQLIDAMMPTSKGWHRQFARLISHHNAFTITYMPGWIVASVVTRVTIWTNTSFGIMIIFFILSGIAITSMSLLGASFFKKAQLSGVVTAVIWIVLGIVAQVIPHPNTGTVAVLSLLFTPCNFVYFVIYIARFEQDGKATNLIHAPSSATSSLPGIVHWIFFIIQMVVYPFIAAFIEQTLHGVSTGTRSSTSLTDPASGVVEAVRIDNMTKIYKPSLLRKFFSFVSPPRPEVVAVDNLTLTAKKGEILALLGANGSGKSTTLDVIAGISDFTRGNISVDTSGGLGFAPQQNVLWDELTVEEHIRLFSRIKNPRRKTPETEIATLIDAIGLRSKAKAWSKTLSGGQKRKLQLGMMLIGGSSVCCVDEVSSGIDPLSRRKIWDILLKERGSRTIIMTTHFLDEADLLADNIAILSKGTLRAEGSSAQLKDTFGSGYRIHLLDPRSLDAVPDFEGVTKKIATNNVTYVASSSDQAAKVIRALETAGIPYRSSGPTIEDVFLHLAEEVHGDGLQQKSDMVHEKVTKLASEVPTISDSLPLLSGRQIGMIQQTGVLIRKRFTVFKTNWLPYAAAFLVPIIAAAVIQILIRNDDAVGCSPTQRSSHSSNNDFFKLLDTAHLVGGPSSQFGGSSLEGLFKPILPKQTTSSTKRDASTTSLGNVTVDLVSSLSSFEDFVENNRRTVTPAGLWLGDSNSSPMLAFKADNFSMYSAVIGQSFLNTILANTTIVTEYKEFDYPVAPSTGRGLQLVVYFAVACSIFPGLFGLYPNTERLRNIRSLQYSSGVRTLPVWAAHLLFDFGIILLPMIFAAMIFVVSSDSWYHGGYLFPIFIFYGLTTIIISYFISLIAASPMATYALTSVVQGLGFAIYLIAYLFILTYSPAANTGRDVLIAHWVIAIVFPTGSLIRTLMVGQNIFSTTCDNDQLQANPAALVAYGGPLLYLILQSIFWFTIVVWVESGAGRYTPEKAKASPEIDDPEIAEELLRVDGAEGQSDGLRIAHLTKAFGKNTAVDNVSFGVKHGEVFALLGPNGAGKSTTISLIRGDIAPSRNGGDVFIENISITKRRAAARANLGVCPQFDAIDNMTVSEHLCHYSHLRGISNVDHQVPAVIRAVGLEAYSDVMAHTLSGGNKRKLSLGIALTGNPPVILLDEPSSGLDAAAKRIMWRTLETIVPGRSILLTTHSMEEADALANRAGIMARRMLALGSTEKLRHRFGDTLHVHLVSKTAPHSSAAEMEALRVWVLNNFSGATVEQETYHGQMRFSMPSSAVPMLVGSSNTTESARGRLLIMLEEQKDYLGVAHYSVSPTTLNEVFLSIVGKHDVQEEGYNRVEERTASQEKRPWWKSKTLWAF, translated from the coding sequence ATGGTTCTCTACACCCAGATACGAGCTCTGACGGAGAAGACGctcaaaatcatcatcacccgCCACTTCGTTTCAACCCTCTACAGTGCCCTGGTCCTCCCCATTATCCTGTCCGTCTACTTGGGCATTGGGCAGAAGTTCACCCAACCCAACGACAAGTTCGGCATTGGCTCTCCATCTGATATCATTTCTCTCGAAAGTGCCCTCTCCAAATCAGCCGGCGGTCGAGACACGGTTGTCTTTGTCAACAGTGGCCACACCGGTGGCAATATTGAGCATGTCATTGGTTCTGTTTCTGATATTGTCGAAGGCGCCGGTAAACATGCAACGATCATAAAAGACGAATCAGACTTGGGATATAATTGCCAGAGCACTATCCGTGGCACGTCCAACTGCTTCGGTGCTGTGGTATTTTATTCATCTCCGGATGAGGGCCATGGTGGCTTCTGGAACTACACCTTACGCGCTGATGGCGGCCTTGGAAATAGCTTCCAGACAGACAAAGACGACAATGACGCCCAGATATACGCGCTGCCTCTTCAGAGGGCTGTTGACTCTGCCATTGCGGGTCTTGAATCGGGATCTGCTTTTCCTAAAACGACGCAGCAATACCCTTATACCGAGCTGACTGAAGATGAGCGTCAAGCTGAGGTTCGACGAAAGTATCAGAGTTCCTTCATCAAATACCTGAGTGTTGCTTTCATAATGGGCTTGATTGGTGTCTGTTATCATATGCCTGGCTTTATTGCCacggagagagaaaagggcatCTCTCAGCTCATCGACGCCATGATGCCTACCAGCAAAGGTTGGCATCGCCAATTTGCCAGATTAATCTCTCACCACAATGCCTTTACCATAACGTACATGCCAGGCTGGATTGTCGCATCTGTTGTCACCAGAGTCACCATTTGGACAAACACAAGCTTTGGTATTATGattatcttcttcatcctcagtGGCATCGCCATTACTTCAATGTCACTGCTTGGCGCATCCTTCTTTAAAAAGGCCCAGCTATCTGGCGTAGTGACTGCTGTCATCTGGATTGTGCTGGGTATAGTGGCTCAAGTTATTCCACATCCCAATACTGGAACAGTGGCCGTCTTGAGCTTGCTCTTCACGCCATGCAATTTTGTCTATTTCGTCATCTATATTGCTCGATTCGAGCAAGATGGGAAAGCCACGAATCTAATACACGCCCCTTCAAGCGCCACTTCTAGTCTTCCTGGTATCGTCCACTGGATCTTTTTCATCATTCAGATGGTTGTATATCCCTTCATTGCGGCCTTTATTGAACAGACTCTACACGGCGTATCAACAGGAACTCGGTCCTCGACATCTCTCACAGACCCCGCCAGTGGTGTTGTAGAAGCTGTTCGCATAGACAACATGACCAAGATCTACAAACCAAGCCTTCTTCGAaaattcttctctttcgTCTCACCACCAAGACCCGAGGTGGTTGCAGTCGATAACTTGACATTAACAGCCAAAAAGGGTGAGATCTTGGCGCTCCTAGGTGCAAATGGCAGTGGTAAAAGTACCACGCTTGACGTCATCGCAGGCATCAGTGATTTCACCAGGGGCAATATCTCTGTTGATACATCTGGCGGCCTTGGTTTTGCTCCACAGCAAAATGTTCTGTGGGATGAATTGACTGTGGAGGAGCATATCCGGCTCTTCAGTCGTATTAAGAACCCACGCAGGAAGACCCCGGAAACCGAAATCGCAACCTTGATTGATGCCATTGGACTCCGCTCAAAGGCAAAAGCTTGGTCAAAAACGTTATCTGGAGGCCAAAAGAGAAAGCTTCAGCTCGGAATGATGTTGATCGGTGGCAGCTCTGTCTGTTGCGTGGACGAAGTCTCCTCCGGTATCGATCCCTTGTCGCGTAGAAAAATCTGGGACATCCTTCTGAAAGAACGTGGCTCGCGAACAATCATCATGACCACGCATTTCCTCGATGAAGCAGATCTGCTCGCTGACAATATCGCAATTCTATCCAAGGGCACTCTTAGGGCTGAAGGCTCTTCTGCTCAGCTCAAGGATACTTTTGGTTCTGGTTACCGCATTCATTTGTTAGACCCGAGGAGCCTAGACGCTGTGCCTGATTTCGAAGGTGTCACAAAAAAGATTGCTACAAACAATGTTACATATGTGGCATCATCTTCTGATCAGGCTGCCAAGGTGATTCGAGCTCTGGAAACCGCAGGGATCCCGTACAGATCATCTGGTCCTACCATCGAAGATGTATTCCTACATTTGGCTGAAGAAGTTCATGGCGACGGCTTGCAACAGAAATCTGATATGGTACACGAAAAGGTCACCAAACTCGCAAGTGAAGTCCCCACCATCAGCGATAGTTTGCCGTTGCTATCAGGACGACAGATTGGTATGATTCAGCAGACCGGGGTACTTATTCGAAAGCGATTCACAGTCTTTAAGACGAATTGGCTTCCTTACGCGGCGGCCTTTTTGGTTcccatcatcgccgctgcaGTCATCCAGATTCTTATCCGTAACGATGACGCAGTAGGCTGCTCTCCTACGCAACGGAGTAGTCATTCATCAAACAATGacttcttcaagctcttggATACTGCTCATCTTGTGGGTGGTCCCTCATCTCAATTTGGCGGGTCCTCGCTGGAGGGCTTGTTCAAGCCTATTCTACCTAAACAAACTACAAGCTCTACCAAGAGAGATGCTTCAACCACTTCTCTCGGCAATGTCACCGTTGATCTCGTGAGCTCGCTTTCCTCCTTTGAAGATTTTGTTGAGAATAATCGAAGGACCGTTACGCCAGCGGGTTTATGGCTCGGCGACTCAAACTCATCACCAATGTTGGCTTTCAAGGCGGACAACTTTTCCATGTACTCTGCAGTCATAGGCCAAAGTTTTCTGAATACGATACTAGCCAACACTACCATCGTGACAGAATACAAAGAATTCGATTATCCTGTTGCTCCTTCAACCGGCAGAGGACTACAGTTGGTCGTCTACTTTGCAGTTGCCTGTTCCATCTTCCCAGGTCTGTTTGGCTTATATCCAAATACCGAAAGGCTCAGGAATATTCGCAGCTTGCAATACTCAAGCGGTGTTCGTACTCTGCCTGTTTGGGCTGCGCACCTGCTATTTGATTTTGGCATCATACTGCTTCCCATGATCTTTGCTGCCATGATATTTGTCGTATCTTCAGATTCATGGTATCATGGAGGCTATCTATTCCccatttttatcttttacgGTCTTACAACAATTATCATCTCTTATTTCATTTCGCTCATTGCCGCGAGCCCAATGGCAACCTATGCTTTGACCTCTGTCGTTCAGGGTTTGGGTTTTGCTATTTACTTGATTGCCTATCTATTCATCCTCACGTACTCTCCTGCCGCCAACACTGGTCGTGATGTTCTCATCGCACATTGGGTCATTGCTATAGTCTTCCCCACGGGCTCGCTAATTCGCACCTTGATGGTCGGTCAGAATATCTTTTCGACAACCTGCGATAACGACCAGCTTCAAGCGAATCCAGCCGCACTCGTCGCCTACGGAGGTCCTCTCCTGTATCTCATTCTACAATCTATATTCTGGTTTACAATAGTTGTCTGGGTTGAGAGTGGTGCTGGTCGATATACCCCCGAGAAAGCCAAAGCTTCCCCTGAGATTGACGATCCAGAAATCGCTGAAGAACTACTTCGAGTAGATGGCGCAGAGGGCCAATCAGACGGCCTTCGCATCGCCCACCTAACCAAAGCATTTGGAAAGAACACCGCCGTCGACAACGTCTCTTTTGGCGTTAAGCACGGCGAAGTCTTTGCCCTCCTCGGTCCCAATGGCGCAGGCAAATCCACCACAATCTCTCTAATACGAGGCGACATCGCACCCAGCCGCAACGGAGGCGACGTCTTTATCGAAAACATCTCCATCACCAAGCgccgcgccgccgccagagcaAACCTAGGCGTATGTCCTCAGTTCGATGCCATCGACAACATGACTGTCAGCGAGCACCTCTGCCACTACTCCCACCTCCGCGGCATCTCCAACGTAGACCACCAAGTCCCAGCCGTCATCCGCGCCGTCGGACTGGAAGCCTACTCAGACGTCATGGCACACACCCTGTCAGGAGGCAACAAGCGCAAACTCTCCCTCGGCATCGCCCTCACTGGAAATCCTCCCGTCATTCTCCTCGACGAACCCTCTTCCGGTCTCGACGCAGCGGCCAAGCGCATCATGTGGCGCACTCTCGAGACCATCGTCCCAGGACGCTCCATACTCCTCACGACACACAGCATGGAGGAAGCCGACGCTCTCGCCAACCGCGCAGGCATCATGGCCCGCCGCATGCTCGCCCTCGGATCAACAGAGAAGCTTCGCCACCGCTTCGGCGACACCTTGCACGTACATCTCGTCAGCAAGACCGCACCGCACTCTTCTGCAGCCGAGATGGAGGCTCTGCGTGTATGGGTACTTAATAACTTCTCTGGAGCTACGGTCGAGCAGGAGACGTATCACGGACAGATGCGCTTTTCGATGCCTTCTTCTGCGGTGCCAATGCTGGTCGGAAGTTCAAATACCACGGAGAGCGCAAGGGGTAGACTCCTTATCATGCTGGAGGAGCAAAAAGATTATCTCGGTGTCGCGCATTATAGCGTCAGTCCTACCACATTGAATGAAGTGTTTTTGAGCATTGTTGGGAAACATGACGTCCAGGAAGAGGGATATAATAGAGTTGAAGAGAGGACTGCGAGTCAGGAGAAGAGACCCTGGTGGAAGTCAAAGACCTTGTGGGCTTTCTAG